A part of Solicola gregarius genomic DNA contains:
- a CDS encoding MFS transporter — translation MSTDIRALHHQGSPAPGHRAGVREWAALTVLMLPVLLVSVDNTVLSFALPAISTELAPTSNQLLWIVDIYPLMLAGLLVAMGSLGDRIGRRRLLVIGAVGFGAVKVLAAYSTTPEMLIVSRALLGVFGATLMPSTLSLLRNIFSDRRQRRLAIAVWASAFAGGAALGPIMGGWLLENHWWGSVFLITVPVIVALLPLVLWLVPESKDPTPGPVDVPSIGLSLATMLPLVYAIKIAAEHGLSSDALAAAAVGLAAGVAFVRRQLASPTPMLDVRLFTNPVFSGAVASNLLSILGYAGFLFFVAQFLQLVIGLSPMEAGTVLVPGLVASIVAGLVAVRLVRVIRPHVLIGGSFALSASGYAIATFVGEVPTVMSISVAFVAVGVGIGLAETLTNDIIISTAPAEKSGAASAISETAYEIGSVLGTAVLGSVLMATYRSGMDVPTGMSAADTDAATETLGGAVEVANGLGSTGDALLRSAHLAFDHGVQVTCALGILIALGAAAVSALTLRNADTDA, via the coding sequence ATGTCCACCGACATCAGAGCACTTCACCACCAAGGCTCACCGGCACCTGGTCACCGGGCGGGCGTACGCGAATGGGCGGCACTGACCGTGCTGATGCTTCCCGTCCTGCTCGTCTCGGTCGACAACACCGTGCTGAGCTTCGCACTTCCGGCGATCTCGACCGAGCTCGCGCCGACGTCGAACCAGCTGCTGTGGATCGTCGACATCTACCCACTCATGCTCGCCGGCCTGCTGGTCGCGATGGGAAGTCTCGGCGACCGCATCGGCCGTCGCCGGCTGCTCGTCATCGGCGCCGTCGGCTTCGGCGCCGTGAAGGTCCTCGCGGCCTACAGCACGACGCCGGAGATGCTGATCGTCTCGCGCGCCTTGCTCGGCGTGTTCGGTGCGACGCTGATGCCGTCGACGCTGTCGCTGCTGCGCAACATCTTCAGCGACCGGCGCCAGCGGCGGCTCGCGATCGCCGTCTGGGCGTCCGCGTTCGCCGGCGGAGCGGCGCTCGGGCCGATCATGGGCGGCTGGCTACTCGAGAACCACTGGTGGGGCTCGGTCTTCCTGATCACCGTGCCGGTGATCGTTGCGTTGCTGCCCCTCGTGCTGTGGCTCGTACCCGAGTCGAAGGACCCGACGCCGGGACCGGTCGACGTGCCCAGCATCGGCCTGTCGCTCGCGACGATGCTGCCGCTGGTGTACGCGATCAAGATCGCCGCGGAGCACGGCCTGTCGTCGGACGCGCTGGCCGCGGCCGCGGTCGGCCTGGCCGCCGGTGTCGCCTTCGTGCGACGCCAGCTGGCATCGCCGACGCCGATGCTCGACGTGCGGCTCTTCACGAACCCGGTCTTCAGCGGCGCCGTGGCATCGAACCTGCTCAGCATCCTCGGGTACGCGGGGTTCTTGTTCTTCGTCGCGCAGTTCCTGCAGCTCGTCATCGGGCTCAGCCCGATGGAGGCGGGCACCGTGCTCGTACCCGGGCTGGTCGCGTCGATCGTGGCCGGGCTGGTCGCCGTTCGGCTGGTACGCGTGATCCGCCCGCACGTGCTGATCGGAGGCAGCTTCGCGCTGTCGGCATCGGGGTACGCGATCGCCACGTTCGTCGGCGAGGTGCCGACCGTGATGTCGATCAGCGTCGCGTTCGTCGCGGTCGGCGTCGGGATCGGCCTTGCCGAAACCTTGACCAACGACATCATCATCTCGACCGCGCCCGCGGAGAAGTCGGGGGCCGCGTCGGCGATCTCCGAGACCGCGTACGAGATCGGGTCGGTGCTCGGCACGGCCGTGCTCGGCAGTGTGCTGATGGCGACGTACCGGTCGGGTATGGACGTGCCGACCGGGATGTCGGCAGCCGACACCGATGCTGCGACCGAGACGCTCGGTGGCGCGGTCGAGGTGGCGAACGGCCTCGGCTCCACCGGTGACGCGCTGCTGCGCTCTGCGCATCTCGCGTTCGACCACGGCGTACAGGTCACGTGTGCGCTCGGCATCCTGATCGCCCTCGGTGCAGCGGCAGTGTCGGCGCTGACTCTGCGCAACGCCGACACCGACGCCTGA
- a CDS encoding TetR/AcrR family transcriptional regulator — MATTRDRILNAFEALLVGQGSRSATLDAVAEEAGVSKGGLLYHFPSRDDLVVGMLDRLRDMGAKDAEKMRSAPQGAVAYYLETSKHTGSAFDRAMIAAARISQESDARASSALDDLREAWFEVLDEQLDDDELARTVQLLCDALYFNETMGLAEEASMPAVRAILARLGALDVQP, encoded by the coding sequence GTGGCCACCACACGCGACCGCATCCTGAACGCCTTCGAGGCGTTGCTCGTCGGGCAGGGTTCGAGGTCGGCGACCCTCGACGCGGTCGCCGAGGAGGCCGGTGTCTCCAAGGGTGGGCTGCTCTACCACTTCCCGAGCCGCGACGACCTCGTCGTCGGCATGCTCGACCGGCTCCGTGACATGGGCGCGAAGGATGCCGAGAAGATGCGCTCGGCACCGCAGGGCGCGGTGGCGTACTACCTGGAGACCTCGAAGCACACCGGGAGCGCATTCGACCGCGCGATGATCGCCGCCGCCAGGATCTCCCAGGAGTCCGATGCCCGTGCGTCGTCGGCGCTCGACGACCTGCGCGAGGCGTGGTTCGAGGTGCTCGACGAACAGCTCGACGACGACGAGCTCGCGCGTACGGTTCAGCTGCTGTGCGACGCGCTGTACTTCAACGAGACGATGGGTCTCGCCGAGGAGGCCAGCATGCCCGCCGTACGCGCGATCCTCGCCCGGCTGGGCGCGCTCGACGTACAACCGTGA
- a CDS encoding nuclear transport factor 2 family protein, giving the protein MDQAEIAQALAYAHDARDRDDVRDLLRSFFAGLDERRCDRSWLRSVFAESALVEFPSGEYAGVASIRDAVRGLQAEYPHTLHGVTDHAITLAGDTAHVTAVVHSTHVSGDQTTARHRHAGGRVGAEAVRTPDGWRLRRLAVDLTWTDCD; this is encoded by the coding sequence ATGGATCAGGCGGAGATCGCCCAGGCACTCGCGTACGCACATGACGCGCGCGACCGCGACGATGTACGCGACCTGCTTCGCTCGTTCTTCGCCGGGCTCGACGAGCGGCGGTGCGACCGGTCGTGGCTGCGGTCGGTCTTCGCCGAGTCTGCACTCGTCGAGTTCCCGTCCGGCGAGTACGCAGGGGTCGCGAGCATCCGCGATGCCGTACGCGGGCTGCAGGCGGAGTACCCCCACACGCTGCACGGCGTGACGGATCACGCGATCACACTCGCGGGCGACACGGCGCATGTGACGGCCGTTGTGCACTCGACGCACGTGAGCGGCGACCAGACCACCGCTCGGCACCGACACGCCGGGGGACGTGTCGGCGCCGAGGCGGTGCGCACGCCCGATGGCTGGCGACTTCGCCGGCTCGCCGTCGACCTGACCTGGACCGACTGCGACTGA
- a CDS encoding Ig-like domain-containing protein, translating into MDGIRYRRPATRVVGTGCAAVMMASSVLLIAPPSGAAPDDTIVIEIAPDETNYAGWHQGYADAEYSFGLTEDGLSMTGKSQVINGYDDNDSDLSGEDNVDLRAALRAAAYTLESGEARFQVALFFDNTDNGTVDPVFTTLRPQDPATEGRNEVGTSDAWVSSKAIDADHGANAPAPLGDLLEAIGDQRKTIGYGVLTTPGSEAVVDSIDWDGTTYAFRSAGAEESMVADRDIGFDETPYAGWHQGVENAGEPGEHEVTEDGLVMTGRSQVIKGYDDNTLDVDSRNVHLPSVLENASYTLAEGDAWFQVAAFFTAAGQTDPAFTTLRPAQPAQAGDEQAISLDDEWIASRAIGAVPANTPTPLRDLVGAMTEYKVIGFGVYTEGDGATVSDLTWDHTKYTFADTRPTGTEQVFFADIAPAETDATYGHWHQGVESGAYEVNADGLFLDGRSQVINGYDEGEQPNAGLDRALSEASYTVESGDAWFQVAVGWAEGGFATLRPAGPATAGENEISLDQEWISSNAIGDVPANAAMPLADLVNAIQSQSGSHVLAFGVYSDTAGDATVSSIEWDGTTYEFVNRAPKATRESLETKARKSVTMRFDKTDRDGNPVTYEVDNPVNGKVELDGRKATYTPDRNFTGKDRFRYTVIDPYGESDSGYVVVQVEKLNAKVTGIRVTPKKVTPAKRVSVTVRVVSGGEPASGKVAIRAKRVLGQKKLKDGKATIKIGKLKRGKHTLTARYLGTKVSAKASRQFTIKVVRR; encoded by the coding sequence ATGGACGGTATCCGATACCGCCGGCCCGCGACGAGAGTCGTCGGCACCGGTTGTGCGGCGGTGATGATGGCGTCGTCGGTGCTGCTGATCGCGCCGCCATCGGGCGCTGCGCCCGACGACACGATCGTCATTGAGATCGCGCCCGATGAGACGAACTACGCGGGATGGCACCAGGGGTACGCCGATGCGGAGTACTCGTTCGGCCTGACCGAGGACGGCCTGAGCATGACCGGGAAGTCGCAGGTCATCAACGGGTACGACGACAACGACAGCGATCTCAGCGGTGAGGACAACGTCGATCTGCGCGCCGCACTGCGTGCTGCCGCGTACACGCTCGAGAGCGGCGAGGCGCGGTTCCAGGTCGCGCTGTTCTTCGACAACACCGACAACGGCACTGTCGACCCCGTATTCACCACGTTGCGACCCCAGGACCCCGCGACCGAGGGTAGGAACGAGGTCGGGACGAGCGACGCCTGGGTCTCGAGCAAGGCAATCGACGCCGACCACGGCGCGAACGCACCTGCTCCGCTCGGCGACCTACTCGAGGCGATCGGCGACCAGCGTAAGACGATCGGTTACGGCGTGCTCACCACGCCGGGTAGTGAGGCCGTCGTCGACTCGATCGACTGGGACGGCACGACGTACGCCTTCCGGTCGGCCGGGGCCGAGGAGAGCATGGTGGCCGACCGCGACATCGGATTCGACGAGACCCCGTACGCCGGCTGGCACCAGGGCGTCGAGAACGCCGGAGAGCCCGGGGAGCACGAGGTGACGGAGGACGGCCTGGTGATGACGGGGCGTTCGCAGGTCATCAAGGGCTACGACGACAACACCCTCGACGTCGACTCGCGGAACGTACACCTGCCGAGCGTGCTGGAGAACGCGTCGTACACGCTTGCCGAGGGCGATGCGTGGTTCCAGGTGGCGGCGTTCTTCACCGCCGCCGGCCAGACGGATCCCGCGTTCACCACCCTTCGACCCGCGCAGCCCGCGCAGGCCGGTGACGAGCAGGCGATCTCGCTGGACGACGAGTGGATCGCGAGTCGTGCCATCGGTGCGGTCCCGGCCAACACGCCGACACCGCTACGCGACCTCGTCGGCGCGATGACGGAGTACAAGGTGATCGGCTTCGGCGTCTACACCGAGGGCGATGGCGCGACCGTCAGCGACCTCACCTGGGATCACACGAAGTACACGTTCGCCGACACGCGACCGACCGGGACCGAGCAGGTCTTCTTCGCAGACATCGCGCCAGCGGAGACGGACGCGACGTATGGCCACTGGCACCAGGGCGTCGAGAGCGGCGCGTACGAGGTCAATGCCGATGGTCTCTTCCTCGACGGTCGCTCGCAGGTGATCAACGGGTACGACGAAGGAGAGCAGCCGAACGCCGGTCTCGACCGCGCGCTCAGCGAGGCGTCGTACACCGTCGAGAGCGGTGACGCATGGTTCCAGGTGGCAGTCGGCTGGGCCGAGGGCGGCTTCGCGACGCTGCGTCCGGCGGGCCCGGCGACCGCGGGTGAGAACGAGATCTCGCTCGACCAGGAGTGGATCTCGAGCAACGCGATCGGCGACGTACCCGCGAACGCGGCGATGCCCCTTGCGGATCTCGTGAACGCGATCCAGTCGCAGAGCGGGTCACATGTCCTGGCGTTCGGGGTGTACTCGGACACGGCCGGTGACGCGACCGTCTCGAGCATCGAGTGGGACGGCACGACATACGAGTTCGTCAACCGGGCTCCGAAGGCGACTCGGGAGTCGTTGGAGACCAAGGCACGCAAATCGGTGACGATGAGGTTCGACAAGACCGACCGGGACGGCAACCCCGTGACGTACGAAGTCGACAACCCGGTCAACGGCAAGGTCGAGCTCGACGGTCGGAAGGCCACGTACACGCCGGATCGCAACTTCACCGGCAAGGATCGGTTCCGGTACACCGTCATCGACCCGTATGGGGAGTCCGACAGCGGGTACGTCGTCGTGCAGGTCGAGAAGCTGAACGCAAAGGTCACCGGCATCAGGGTGACTCCCAAGAAGGTCACTCCCGCGAAGCGGGTCAGCGTGACCGTGCGCGTCGTCTCCGGCGGTGAGCCGGCGAGCGGCAAGGTGGCGATTCGGGCCAAGCGAGTCCTCGGGCAGAAGAAGCTCAAGGACGGCAAGGCGACCATCAAGATCGGCAAGCTCAAGCGCGGCAAGCACACGCTGACCGCGCGCTACCTCGGCACCAAGGTGTCGGCCAAGGCGAGCAGGCAGTTCACGATCAAGGTGGTGCGACGCTGA
- a CDS encoding TolB family protein codes for MRHHARRDALGGALAGLLVVLPFTQSASAAGDGPSSTAREIASGAPTSSTHAEPHAQATTSAPRPGRVRYAIPTWTLKDVEHDTTVRVRYPSGDPRADWDHEPVRIQVRADGGAWTTVGKAKQKPLPHKSGSRTRVTYRLPIEGKIQIRAKAHSTDSSITSKTRKLLVTTMPAFAPTAIRGSGSACGEPVVGRGPTQLGYGCPVGEYGYNSWLYNRKADTRERLAWRTAHAEFATGAEVVIGERRDYWDDPYWYNRVRRFDLATNKSGWVAFKRNGKRAQTASHSSVSANGNRIAYASPNRGISPKAKKGWNVYVARAGVQQSRYVGRGKESDIAAGGRYVAWRTTAGRLRVRDLRTDRWTPVTKRKGHDPKHISVSAGGRYVTFSATVRGERRVRLFDAKASKLRTIAIGQAPSLSENGRYIAYTGKGGAGLYLWDRKTQRKRLLTVGPSGNGAQAHLRQPDISPNGRWIVATTQSINVAPDNGRGWRAKNKVILFDRKRG; via the coding sequence ATGCGTCATCACGCCCGACGGGACGCACTCGGGGGAGCCCTGGCAGGGCTGCTCGTGGTGCTGCCCTTCACACAGTCAGCATCCGCAGCTGGCGACGGGCCATCGTCGACCGCTCGAGAGATCGCTTCGGGGGCGCCGACATCCTCGACGCACGCCGAGCCGCACGCACAGGCCACGACGAGCGCGCCGAGGCCTGGCAGGGTCAGGTACGCCATCCCGACCTGGACGCTCAAGGACGTCGAGCACGACACGACGGTGCGGGTCCGCTATCCGAGTGGCGACCCGCGTGCCGACTGGGACCACGAGCCCGTCCGGATCCAGGTACGCGCAGACGGCGGCGCGTGGACGACGGTCGGCAAGGCGAAGCAGAAGCCCCTGCCTCACAAGTCGGGCTCGCGCACGCGGGTGACGTACCGGCTGCCGATCGAGGGCAAGATCCAGATCCGCGCGAAGGCACACTCGACCGACTCCTCGATCACGTCCAAGACCCGCAAGCTCCTGGTCACCACGATGCCCGCGTTCGCGCCGACTGCGATCCGAGGTAGCGGCTCCGCCTGTGGGGAGCCCGTGGTCGGGCGCGGTCCGACGCAGCTCGGATATGGCTGCCCCGTCGGCGAGTACGGGTACAACTCCTGGCTCTACAACCGCAAGGCCGATACCCGCGAGCGGCTCGCGTGGCGTACAGCGCACGCCGAGTTCGCCACCGGCGCCGAGGTCGTGATCGGTGAGCGGCGCGACTACTGGGACGACCCCTATTGGTACAACCGCGTACGTAGGTTCGACCTCGCGACGAACAAGTCCGGCTGGGTCGCGTTCAAACGCAACGGCAAGCGAGCCCAGACAGCGAGCCATTCGTCTGTCTCGGCAAACGGCAACCGGATCGCGTACGCCTCTCCCAACAGAGGAATCTCGCCGAAGGCGAAGAAGGGATGGAACGTCTACGTCGCCCGCGCCGGAGTACAGCAGAGCAGGTACGTCGGACGCGGTAAGGAGAGCGACATCGCTGCGGGCGGCCGGTACGTCGCGTGGCGCACCACGGCGGGCAGGCTCCGAGTTCGCGATCTGCGGACCGATCGCTGGACCCCTGTCACGAAGCGCAAGGGGCACGACCCTAAGCACATCTCCGTCAGCGCGGGTGGTCGCTATGTCACGTTCTCGGCGACGGTTCGCGGCGAGCGACGGGTCCGGCTGTTCGACGCGAAGGCTTCGAAGCTGCGCACCATCGCGATCGGCCAGGCGCCCTCGCTGTCCGAGAATGGGCGATACATCGCCTACACAGGCAAGGGCGGCGCCGGGCTCTACCTCTGGGACCGCAAGACCCAGCGGAAGCGACTCCTCACGGTCGGACCGAGCGGGAACGGTGCGCAGGCCCACCTGAGGCAGCCGGACATCTCGCCGAACGGCCGCTGGATCGTCGCGACCACCCAGTCCATCAACGTCGCTCCCGACAACGGTCGCGGCTGGCGCGCGAAGAACAAGGTCATTTTGTTCGACCGAAAGCGCGGCTGA
- a CDS encoding DEAD/DEAH box helicase, with product MSDSESPASFAELGIAPPVLASLADVGYEAPSPIQAATIPPLMAGRDVVGLAQTGTGKTAAFALPILSRIDVGRRRPQALVLAPTRELALQVAEAFGRYAAHLDGVHVVPVYGGTGYGPQLGALKRGAQVVVGTPGRVIDHLKKGTLDISELDYLVLDEADEMLAMGFQEDVERILADTPEYKQVALFSATMPAAIRRMSGRYLHDPEEIRVEARTVTAENTTQRYAIVDHRQKLEALTRVLEVESFDGMIVFVRTKQATEDLAERLRARGFSAAAINGDLVQAQRERTIGQLRSGALDILVATDVAARGLDVERISHVVNYDIPSDTESYVHRIGRTGRAGRAGQAILFVTPRERRLLRAIEKATRQPVEEMTLPSVEDVNSTRVSRFLDSITEALGASDLTYFRDLVERYEQEHDVPAADVAAALAVIAQGDRSFLLQPEPPLKRRPRDEGHRPARVAGRRRANGRAMATYRIRVGKRHKVSPGAIVGAIANEGGLERRDFGKIEIRVDHSLVELPADLDSSTVQSLTRTRISGQLIGLERERAGGGSRGGGRPTNARTGGAPRGAGKKRAPDGTKLRHKGR from the coding sequence ATGTCTGATTCCGAATCTCCCGCTTCCTTCGCCGAGCTCGGGATCGCGCCGCCCGTACTAGCCTCCCTCGCCGACGTCGGCTACGAAGCGCCGTCGCCGATCCAGGCCGCCACGATCCCGCCGCTGATGGCCGGGCGTGACGTGGTCGGTCTCGCGCAGACCGGCACCGGCAAGACCGCGGCCTTCGCGCTGCCGATCCTGTCGCGCATCGACGTCGGCCGCCGTCGACCGCAGGCCCTGGTGCTGGCGCCGACCCGCGAGCTCGCCCTGCAGGTCGCGGAGGCGTTCGGCCGGTACGCCGCGCATCTCGACGGAGTGCACGTCGTACCCGTGTACGGCGGCACGGGCTACGGCCCGCAGCTCGGTGCCCTCAAACGGGGCGCCCAGGTGGTCGTCGGTACGCCGGGCCGCGTGATCGACCATCTGAAGAAGGGCACCCTCGACATCTCCGAGCTCGACTACCTCGTGCTCGACGAGGCCGACGAGATGCTCGCGATGGGCTTCCAGGAGGACGTCGAACGCATCCTCGCCGACACACCCGAGTACAAGCAGGTCGCACTGTTCTCGGCGACCATGCCCGCCGCGATCCGCCGAATGTCGGGGCGCTACCTGCACGACCCCGAGGAGATCCGGGTCGAGGCGCGTACCGTCACGGCCGAGAACACCACCCAGCGTTACGCGATCGTCGACCATCGGCAGAAGCTCGAGGCGTTGACGCGGGTGCTCGAGGTCGAGTCGTTCGACGGCATGATCGTGTTCGTACGCACGAAGCAGGCGACGGAGGATCTCGCAGAACGCTTACGTGCAAGGGGATTCTCTGCGGCGGCGATCAACGGTGACCTCGTGCAGGCGCAGCGCGAGCGGACGATCGGCCAGCTCAGGTCGGGCGCGCTCGACATCCTGGTCGCGACCGACGTCGCTGCTCGCGGCCTCGACGTCGAGCGGATCAGCCATGTCGTCAACTACGACATCCCGTCCGACACCGAGTCGTACGTGCACCGCATCGGACGCACGGGTCGAGCGGGCCGTGCAGGGCAGGCGATCCTGTTCGTCACACCCCGAGAGCGCCGACTGCTGCGCGCGATCGAGAAGGCGACCCGCCAGCCCGTCGAGGAGATGACCCTGCCGTCGGTGGAGGACGTCAACTCGACACGGGTCAGCCGGTTCCTCGACTCGATCACCGAGGCGCTCGGCGCGAGCGACCTCACGTATTTCCGCGACCTGGTCGAGCGGTACGAACAGGAGCACGACGTGCCCGCGGCCGACGTGGCCGCCGCGCTCGCGGTCATCGCACAGGGCGACCGCTCGTTCCTGCTTCAGCCCGAGCCGCCGCTCAAGCGGCGGCCGCGCGACGAGGGGCACCGGCCCGCGCGGGTCGCCGGTCGTCGACGGGCCAACGGGCGCGCGATGGCGACGTACCGCATCCGGGTGGGGAAGCGACACAAGGTCAGCCCGGGAGCGATCGTCGGCGCGATCGCGAACGAGGGCGGGCTCGAGCGCCGCGACTTCGGCAAGATCGAGATTCGGGTCGACCACAGCCTCGTCGAGCTTCCGGCGGACCTGGATTCGTCTACCGTGCAGTCGCTGACTCGTACGCGGATCTCCGGGCAGCTGATCGGACTCGAACGCGAGCGCGCCGGCGGCGGATCGCGTGGTGGCGGCCGGCCCACCAATGCGCGGACCGGCGGTGCCCCTCGCGGGGCGGGCAAGAAGCGCGCACCGGACGGGACGAAGCTCCGACACAAGGGCCGTTGA
- a CDS encoding PucR family transcriptional regulator — MTTRPRASLGRVLEDLGTTLLELVCGDPDRAGHIGGVVIHDPLDESVSPRNAIVLGVGVREPAAIADLLDSLSEHGAAGLVVRAPVEADATIASAVERSGVALLAVTRGASWAQLAAMLRSLIAEGDVGETGPETLGGMPSGDLFALANAIATLLDAPVTIEDRSSRVLAFSGRQDEADSSRVETILGRQVPARFSRILEERGVFQQLYRSHEPIQVEPMPGPDPEFALPRVALAIRAGDEILGSIWAAVRTPLSPERTQALQDAVKLVALHMLRLRAGADVERRLRADLVATVLEAGPGAAEALSRLGLADQDCVVLALAPVEPADDAEPNATRAQLVAEEQRMADAFSMHLGAVYPRSAVALVGDVAYGIVGVRRDQPDAEERAVLVATEFLERIGSGDRLLVGVGVVADDDATLVRSRIGADRALRVLRLGRTSAQVARIEDVHIEALMLELADLSAARGDRASGPVSRLIAYDAKRRTCLVDTLRAWLDAFGDVVAASAAVYTHPNTFRYRLRRLAEVGEIDLSDPDQRFAAMVELRLIGRAMPEAGGA; from the coding sequence GTGACTACTCGACCTCGGGCCAGCCTCGGCCGCGTACTGGAGGATCTGGGCACCACGCTGCTCGAGCTCGTCTGTGGTGACCCCGATCGGGCGGGGCACATCGGCGGCGTCGTGATCCACGATCCTCTCGATGAGTCGGTGTCGCCTCGGAACGCGATCGTTCTCGGCGTCGGCGTGCGCGAGCCCGCCGCGATCGCCGACCTCCTCGACTCGCTGAGCGAGCACGGCGCTGCGGGTCTGGTCGTACGCGCTCCGGTCGAGGCCGACGCCACGATCGCGAGCGCGGTCGAGCGGTCGGGGGTGGCGCTGCTCGCGGTCACCCGGGGTGCGTCGTGGGCGCAGCTCGCCGCCATGCTGCGCTCGCTCATCGCCGAGGGCGACGTCGGGGAGACGGGCCCGGAGACGTTGGGCGGCATGCCGTCCGGCGACCTGTTCGCATTGGCCAACGCGATCGCAACGCTGCTCGACGCACCGGTCACCATCGAGGACCGCAGCTCGCGGGTGCTCGCGTTCTCCGGGCGTCAGGACGAAGCGGATTCGTCTCGTGTCGAGACGATCCTCGGCCGACAGGTGCCGGCGCGCTTCAGTCGCATCTTGGAGGAGCGCGGCGTCTTCCAGCAGCTCTACCGGAGCCACGAGCCGATCCAGGTGGAGCCGATGCCCGGACCCGATCCGGAGTTCGCGCTGCCACGGGTCGCGCTCGCGATCCGCGCGGGTGACGAGATCCTGGGTTCGATCTGGGCGGCCGTGCGGACGCCGTTGTCGCCCGAGCGCACGCAGGCGTTGCAGGACGCGGTCAAGCTCGTCGCCCTGCACATGCTGCGTCTGCGCGCTGGTGCGGACGTCGAGCGGCGGCTGCGGGCCGACCTCGTCGCGACGGTCCTCGAGGCGGGCCCGGGCGCCGCCGAGGCGCTCTCGCGGCTCGGGTTGGCCGACCAGGACTGCGTGGTGCTCGCGCTCGCACCGGTCGAGCCCGCCGACGACGCCGAGCCGAACGCAACCCGCGCCCAACTGGTCGCAGAGGAACAGCGGATGGCGGATGCGTTCTCGATGCATCTGGGCGCGGTCTACCCGCGATCGGCGGTTGCGCTCGTCGGTGACGTGGCGTACGGGATCGTCGGCGTACGCCGCGACCAACCGGACGCGGAAGAGCGCGCGGTGCTCGTCGCGACCGAGTTCCTCGAACGCATCGGCAGCGGCGACCGGTTGCTCGTCGGCGTCGGCGTGGTGGCGGATGACGACGCAACGCTGGTGCGGTCGCGGATCGGCGCCGACCGCGCGCTGAGGGTGCTGCGACTCGGTCGGACGAGCGCTCAGGTGGCGCGGATCGAGGACGTGCACATCGAGGCGCTGATGCTCGAGCTGGCGGACCTGTCCGCCGCGAGGGGAGACCGTGCGTCCGGGCCGGTGTCGCGGCTGATCGCGTACGACGCCAAGCGGCGGACGTGTCTCGTCGACACCTTGCGCGCGTGGCTGGACGCCTTCGGCGACGTAGTCGCGGCGTCGGCCGCCGTCTATACCCACCCGAACACGTTCCGCTACCGCCTCCGTCGTCTCGCCGAGGTCGGTGAGATCGACCTGTCGGACCCCGATCAGCGCTTCGCCGCGATGGTCGAGCTGCGCCTGATCGGCCGCGCAATGCCCGAGGCCGGCGGCGCCTGA
- a CDS encoding AbrB family transcriptional regulator: MIRPWATTALIATVASLALALVGLPSPVLFGALVGGMAYAVLGSRQLALPGWSFAVGQAIIGVTIGALVDVDTLAALRLDLWPILGACIVTLVLSIIGGYAFRRGHEMSPATGVFAMIAGGASGVTAIARDLGADERVVAVVQYLRVLLVLIAMPVVTAVVFRPERDSAAAGLGGDTTLLGGTAFTVVCVAVGLLVGRVSRMPAGSLLGPLVISVLLSVSGWFDPIGGAGVPDVLVNAGYALIGIQVGLRFTRASLRAIAALLPRAILTIGVMIVACAGLGVVLAALTDVSALDGYLATTPGGLYAVLATAIATGSNVTFVLGTQVARLLVMLLAAPLLARLLRGRT, from the coding sequence GTGATCAGGCCGTGGGCGACGACCGCGCTCATCGCGACGGTCGCATCGCTCGCCCTCGCGCTCGTGGGCCTGCCGTCGCCGGTACTGTTCGGCGCGCTCGTCGGCGGCATGGCGTACGCCGTGCTCGGCAGTCGCCAACTGGCGTTGCCGGGCTGGTCGTTCGCGGTCGGGCAGGCCATCATCGGTGTGACGATCGGTGCGCTGGTCGACGTCGATACACTCGCCGCGCTCCGGCTCGACCTGTGGCCGATCCTCGGCGCCTGCATCGTCACGCTGGTGCTCAGCATCATCGGCGGGTACGCCTTCCGGCGCGGTCACGAGATGTCGCCCGCGACCGGGGTGTTCGCGATGATCGCCGGCGGCGCATCCGGTGTGACCGCGATCGCCCGCGATCTCGGTGCCGACGAGCGGGTCGTCGCGGTGGTGCAGTATCTCCGGGTGTTGCTGGTGCTGATCGCGATGCCGGTGGTCACGGCCGTCGTGTTCCGACCCGAGCGCGACAGTGCGGCCGCGGGTCTCGGCGGTGACACGACCCTGCTCGGCGGCACTGCCTTCACGGTCGTCTGCGTCGCGGTCGGCCTGCTGGTCGGCAGAGTCTCGCGGATGCCGGCGGGCTCGCTGCTCGGGCCGCTCGTCATCAGTGTGCTGCTGTCCGTGTCCGGCTGGTTCGACCCGATCGGTGGCGCGGGCGTCCCCGACGTACTGGTCAACGCCGGGTACGCGCTGATCGGCATCCAGGTCGGGTTGCGGTTCACCCGGGCCAGCCTGCGTGCGATCGCGGCGCTCCTGCCGCGGGCGATTCTGACCATCGGCGTGATGATCGTCGCGTGCGCCGGACTCGGCGTCGTCCTCGCCGCGTTGACCGATGTCAGTGCGCTCGACGGCTACCTGGCAACGACTCCCGGCGGTCTGTACGCGGTGCTCGCCACTGCGATCGCGACGGGGTCCAACGTGACGTTCGTGCTCGGTACGCAGGTCGCGCGGCTATTGGTCATGTTGCTCGCCGCCCCGCTGCTCGCCCGCCTGCTCCGTGGGCGTACCTGA